In a genomic window of Halobiforma lacisalsi AJ5:
- a CDS encoding peroxidase-related enzyme (This protein belongs to a clade of uncharacterized proteins related to peroxidases such as the alkylhydroperoxidase AhpD.): MGTADDPDADEPAVEPHLADDAMTRFPVPDSEDLPDDLRERLAEETEDAGFTPNVFSAFAYKPSHFRAFFQYHDALVEDSALEREEIEMIIVAVSGVNHCYYCNVAHGALVRIYADDPQLADQLVANYRTADINEAHRTMLDVAVKLTERPTEVEEDDLEALREAGFSEEAIWDIGAVTAFFNLSNRMAMFADMRPNDEFHTLGR; encoded by the coding sequence ATGGGTACCGCCGACGACCCCGACGCGGACGAACCGGCCGTCGAACCCCACCTCGCGGACGACGCGATGACCCGCTTTCCGGTCCCCGACTCCGAGGACTTGCCCGATGACCTCCGGGAGCGACTCGCCGAGGAGACCGAAGACGCCGGGTTCACGCCCAACGTGTTCTCGGCGTTCGCGTACAAACCCTCGCACTTCCGGGCTTTCTTCCAGTACCACGACGCGCTGGTCGAGGACTCGGCGCTGGAGCGCGAGGAAATCGAGATGATCATCGTCGCGGTCTCGGGCGTCAACCACTGCTACTACTGTAACGTGGCCCACGGCGCGCTCGTCCGGATCTACGCCGACGACCCACAGCTCGCGGACCAGTTGGTCGCGAACTACCGGACCGCCGATATCAACGAGGCCCACCGGACGATGCTCGACGTCGCCGTGAAGCTCACCGAGCGTCCGACCGAGGTCGAGGAGGACGACCTCGAGGCGCTGCGCGAGGCCGGGTTCAGCGAGGAGGCGATCTGGGATATCGGCGCGGTGACGGCGTTTTTCAACCTGAGCAACCGGATGGCGATGTTCGCGGACATGCGGCCGAACGACGAGTTCCACACGCTGGGCCGGTAG
- a CDS encoding GIY-YIG nuclease family protein: MGGTYVLLLEVSRQTTVEVGALGDLTFPAGAYAYVGSAFGPGGFARVDRHRELAAGERDARHWHVDYLLGNPATSLEAVVRFPDEDRECELADRLPGEPVDAFGASDCDCPAHLLSAPDGEATPVLEAAREAGGVLESS, from the coding sequence ATGGGCGGCACGTACGTTCTCCTCCTCGAGGTGAGTCGGCAGACGACGGTCGAGGTCGGCGCGCTCGGCGACCTGACGTTTCCGGCGGGCGCGTACGCCTACGTCGGTAGCGCCTTCGGCCCGGGCGGGTTCGCCCGCGTCGACCGTCACCGCGAACTCGCCGCCGGCGAGCGCGACGCGCGCCACTGGCACGTCGACTACCTGCTCGGCAACCCCGCGACGAGCCTCGAGGCCGTCGTTCGCTTCCCCGATGAGGACCGCGAGTGCGAACTGGCCGACCGACTCCCCGGCGAGCCGGTCGACGCGTTCGGCGCGTCCGACTGCGACTGTCCGGCGCACCTGCTTTCGGCCCCCGACGGCGAGGCGACCCCGGTTCTCGAGGCCGCACGGGAGGCAGGTGGGGTGCTCGAGTCCTCGTAA
- a CDS encoding NAD-dependent epimerase/dehydratase family protein, with product MDDALVIGGTRFIGRHLVDELLAHDYEVTLFNRGNHENPFADDDRVDHVEGDRTDDDALEAAGREVDPDAVFDCVAYYPDDVRTATRIFADCEAYVYVSSGAAYGREDIPKREDETPLAECTAEQATDDSHATYGNRKAEGDRAVFEAAENGVNAMSLRPPIVYGPHDYTERLDFWIDRVNRFDRVVIPGDGTNLWHRVYVEDVASALRIVAERGEPGEAYNTGDRRLVTIEEMVELIADQVDSTADVEVVHAGPRELAAGGIELEDYPLYREYPHVMATNKLADLGWESTPLEEAMARAVEDHLESDRDGREQGPDREDEERVLGVLDTL from the coding sequence ATGGACGACGCACTCGTCATCGGCGGCACGCGATTCATCGGCCGCCACCTCGTCGACGAACTGCTCGCACACGACTACGAGGTCACGCTGTTCAACCGCGGTAACCACGAGAACCCGTTCGCCGACGACGACCGCGTCGATCACGTCGAGGGCGACCGGACGGACGACGACGCCCTCGAGGCGGCCGGACGCGAGGTCGACCCCGACGCCGTCTTCGACTGTGTCGCCTACTATCCCGACGACGTCCGGACCGCGACCCGGATCTTCGCCGACTGCGAGGCGTACGTCTACGTCTCGAGCGGCGCGGCCTACGGGCGCGAGGACATCCCCAAGCGGGAAGACGAGACGCCCCTCGCGGAATGTACGGCCGAGCAGGCGACCGACGACTCCCACGCGACCTACGGCAACCGGAAGGCCGAAGGTGACCGTGCCGTTTTCGAGGCCGCCGAAAACGGGGTGAACGCGATGTCGCTTCGCCCGCCGATCGTCTACGGACCCCACGACTACACCGAGCGGCTCGACTTCTGGATCGACCGCGTGAACCGCTTCGACCGGGTAGTCATCCCGGGCGACGGGACGAACCTCTGGCACCGCGTCTACGTCGAGGACGTGGCAAGCGCCCTGCGGATCGTCGCCGAGCGCGGCGAACCCGGCGAGGCGTACAACACCGGCGACCGACGGCTCGTCACCATAGAAGAGATGGTCGAGTTGATCGCCGACCAGGTGGATAGCACGGCCGACGTCGAGGTCGTCCACGCCGGCCCCCGCGAACTCGCCGCCGGCGGGATCGAACTCGAGGACTACCCCCTCTACCGGGAGTACCCCCACGTCATGGCGACGAACAAGCTCGCGGACCTGGGCTGGGAGTCGACGCCGCTCGAGGAGGCGATGGCCCGCGCCGTCGAGGACCACCTCGAGAGCGACCGCGACGGGCGCGAGCAGGGACCGGACCGCGAGGACGAGGAGCGGGTGCTGGGCGTGCTGGATACGCTCTGA
- a CDS encoding MFS transporter codes for MGVPDSNDGTAAGDSRRSARSGESAAGTGDGTRRQLYALYLTRFAAGFGLMTLVTLLPTYVNRFDPSGLVLGLFVSAVTIAKTGAIVPIAWAGDRYDKRQVLLGGIGLGVGVYAAFAFVASSLGFIGVRALQGVTLVATGLLSTALVGQLAPADERAGAIGKANAWRLAAGIVGALAAGQLYEYAGFSAVYAVVVTLMFAAVCAVTLFVDRDPTRVGGFPFSDLAFNRRILTLTAFRAPYAFSVEVVRAWVPIYAGAAAATGGLAYGAVAVSAVVTAERATNMLVQPFAGRLSDRVGRAAFVFAGGGAYGLIAFLVPLSPRIGEAVSVPATLGTLEAAGVPAGAAVAALGPGFLPLVALSGLLGVADAFREPASMALFADEGTSDGGVASSFGIRELVWRPGSVAGPMIAGVLTDYSMAYAFYFGGAFAVAGAVLFLAALWRVHGRSALSSW; via the coding sequence ATGGGCGTGCCGGATTCGAACGACGGAACGGCGGCGGGCGACTCGAGGCGATCCGCGAGGTCGGGGGAGTCGGCTGCGGGCACCGGGGACGGAACCCGACGACAGCTCTACGCGCTGTACCTGACCCGGTTCGCCGCGGGGTTCGGCCTGATGACGCTCGTGACGCTGTTGCCGACCTACGTCAACCGGTTCGACCCCTCCGGACTCGTCCTCGGGCTGTTCGTCAGCGCGGTGACGATCGCCAAGACGGGCGCGATCGTCCCGATCGCGTGGGCGGGCGACCGCTACGACAAGCGGCAGGTCCTGCTCGGCGGGATCGGTCTCGGCGTCGGCGTCTACGCCGCCTTCGCCTTCGTCGCCTCGAGCCTGGGGTTCATCGGGGTCCGTGCGCTCCAGGGTGTCACGCTCGTCGCGACGGGGCTGTTGAGTACGGCGCTGGTCGGCCAACTCGCCCCGGCTGACGAACGGGCCGGCGCCATCGGGAAGGCGAACGCCTGGCGGCTCGCCGCCGGGATCGTCGGGGCGCTCGCGGCGGGCCAACTGTACGAGTACGCCGGGTTCTCGGCCGTCTACGCGGTCGTCGTGACGCTCATGTTCGCCGCCGTCTGTGCCGTCACCCTGTTCGTGGACCGCGACCCGACCCGCGTCGGTGGGTTCCCGTTCTCGGATCTCGCCTTCAACCGGCGGATCCTGACGCTCACCGCGTTCCGCGCGCCCTACGCGTTCTCGGTCGAGGTCGTCCGCGCCTGGGTCCCCATCTACGCCGGCGCGGCGGCCGCGACCGGCGGGCTGGCCTACGGCGCGGTCGCCGTCAGCGCCGTCGTCACGGCCGAGCGGGCGACGAACATGCTCGTCCAGCCGTTCGCCGGCCGGCTGTCGGACCGGGTCGGGCGCGCGGCGTTCGTCTTCGCCGGCGGCGGCGCGTACGGCCTGATCGCGTTTCTCGTGCCGCTGTCCCCGCGGATCGGGGAGGCGGTTTCCGTTCCCGCGACGCTGGGTACGCTCGAGGCGGCCGGGGTCCCCGCTGGCGCGGCGGTCGCCGCGCTCGGACCGGGCTTTCTCCCGCTGGTCGCGTTGAGCGGGCTCCTCGGTGTCGCCGACGCGTTCCGCGAACCGGCCAGCATGGCGCTGTTCGCCGACGAAGGGACCAGCGACGGGGGCGTCGCCTCGAGTTTCGGCATTCGCGAACTGGTCTGGCGTCCCGGCAGCGTCGCCGGACCGATGATCGCGGGCGTGCTGACCGACTACAGCATGGCCTACGCCTTCTATTTCGGCGGCGCGTTCGCCGTCGCGGGAGCGGTGCTCTTTCTGGCGGCGCTGTGGCGGGTCCACGGCCGGTCGGCGCTGTCGTCGTGGTAG
- a CDS encoding NAD(P)-dependent glycerol-1-phosphate dehydrogenase, giving the protein MFDKSTWIRLPRNVVVGHGVVDQVVDVVDDVHLQGRPLFVTSPTPKEVAADPIAADFEAAGVDPAVVTVETATFDAVERVIETAEAEEVSYLVGIGGGKAIDIAKMASHHLEMGFLSVPTAASHDGIVSNRGSVPDGDTRHSVAAEPPLAVVADTEILADAPWELTTAGCADIISNYTAVMDWRLAKRLKDVEHSEYAAALSEMTAEILVDNADLIRPGLEESAWIVTKALMSSGVAMSIAGSSRPASGAEHLFSHQLDRLAPNAALHGHQVGVGSIMTAYLHGGERGFWRDIRSALESIDAPTTAAELGIDEETLLEALTTCHEIRDRYTILGDGMNERAAREVARKTGVID; this is encoded by the coding sequence ATGTTCGACAAGTCGACGTGGATTCGGCTCCCGCGAAACGTCGTCGTCGGTCACGGCGTCGTCGACCAGGTCGTCGACGTCGTCGACGACGTCCACCTGCAGGGACGCCCGCTGTTCGTGACGAGTCCGACCCCGAAGGAGGTCGCCGCGGACCCGATCGCCGCCGACTTCGAGGCCGCCGGGGTCGACCCCGCGGTCGTCACGGTCGAGACCGCGACCTTCGACGCCGTCGAGCGGGTCATCGAGACCGCCGAGGCCGAGGAGGTCTCCTACCTCGTCGGGATCGGCGGCGGCAAGGCCATCGACATCGCGAAGATGGCGAGTCACCACCTCGAGATGGGCTTTCTCTCGGTCCCGACCGCGGCGAGCCATGACGGCATCGTCAGCAACCGCGGCTCGGTCCCGGACGGCGACACCCGCCACAGCGTCGCGGCCGAACCGCCGCTGGCCGTCGTCGCCGACACCGAGATCCTCGCGGACGCCCCCTGGGAACTGACGACCGCCGGCTGTGCCGACATCATCTCGAACTACACCGCCGTGATGGACTGGCGGCTGGCAAAGCGGCTCAAGGACGTCGAACACTCCGAGTACGCCGCCGCGCTCTCGGAGATGACCGCGGAGATCCTGGTCGACAACGCCGACCTCATCCGGCCCGGCCTCGAGGAGTCGGCCTGGATCGTCACGAAGGCGCTGATGTCCTCCGGCGTGGCGATGAGCATCGCCGGCTCCTCGCGACCGGCGAGCGGGGCCGAACACCTCTTCTCCCATCAACTCGACCGGCTGGCCCCGAACGCGGCGCTGCACGGCCACCAGGTCGGCGTCGGCTCGATCATGACCGCCTACCTTCACGGCGGCGAACGTGGCTTCTGGCGGGACATCCGGTCGGCGCTGGAGAGCATCGACGCGCCGACGACCGCCGCGGAACTGGGGATCGACGAGGAGACGCTCCTCGAGGCGCTGACGACCTGCCACGAGATCCGGGACCGGTACACCATCCTGGGCGACGGCATGAACGAGCGCGCCGCCCGCGAGGTGGCGAGGAAGACGGGCGTCATCGACTGA
- a CDS encoding aldehyde ferredoxin oxidoreductase family protein, whose amino-acid sequence MARRDAIVRVDLGDESATSEPVPETWLRSYLGGKGLGARYLYEELEPGTDPFGDDAVLLFLVGPLTGYLPGEQRYVVVTRSPLTGTFLDSYAGGEMASRLAGSLEDHVGVLVTGRAERPVALSVAGGEVTVEPAADLWGLDARETDERFPDAAVACIGPAGERRVSYATIASEGGDHHAGRGGAGAVMGAKRLKAVVARDEPPTPTEELRALRRRDEAAFAADDAGRWQGARETLETVDFADEVGVLPTRGWQEGAFDGAEDVGIEAARAAASGRERGDDPVPGGFRVQSASGIDREPDEETVPRGATPISLGSGLGIDDFDAVAALGSICDRLAQDVISSGNAVAWAIRASQEGHLERDLEFGDEAAARDLIEEIAERSTPLGDALADGVEAAAAEYGGEDLIPSVKGMALSSYDPRGASAMALAYATSDRGACHRRARPVEAEALAGADWTTADRVAAVVEEQDRRALCWSLVADDFVAEALPPEHIAEWLEAVGREREPAALERIGERVWTLVRLFNVREGFSRADDALPERLTEPLEGGPNDGTAIDPDAFETMLDRYYERRGWDEQGRPTRASLERLGLADLAVPESIGPGEPGGDRS is encoded by the coding sequence ATGGCACGGCGAGATGCGATCGTCCGCGTCGACCTGGGCGACGAGTCCGCGACGAGCGAGCCGGTGCCCGAGACGTGGCTCCGGTCGTATCTCGGGGGGAAAGGGCTCGGCGCTCGCTACCTCTACGAGGAACTCGAGCCGGGGACCGACCCGTTCGGCGACGACGCCGTCCTCCTTTTCCTCGTCGGCCCGCTGACGGGCTACCTGCCGGGCGAACAGCGGTACGTCGTCGTCACCCGGTCACCGCTGACCGGCACGTTCCTCGACTCCTACGCGGGCGGGGAGATGGCGAGCCGGCTCGCGGGCTCGCTCGAGGACCACGTCGGCGTGCTCGTGACCGGGCGGGCGGAGCGGCCGGTCGCCCTCTCGGTCGCCGGCGGCGAGGTGACGGTCGAACCGGCCGCCGACCTGTGGGGGCTCGACGCGCGCGAGACCGACGAGCGGTTTCCGGACGCGGCGGTCGCGTGTATCGGCCCCGCCGGCGAGCGGCGCGTCTCGTACGCGACGATCGCGTCCGAGGGCGGCGACCACCACGCCGGCCGCGGCGGTGCGGGCGCTGTAATGGGCGCGAAGCGCCTGAAGGCCGTTGTGGCCCGCGACGAACCCCCGACGCCGACCGAGGAGCTCCGCGCGCTCCGGCGACGGGACGAGGCGGCGTTCGCCGCCGACGACGCGGGACGCTGGCAGGGCGCCCGCGAAACGCTCGAGACCGTCGACTTCGCGGACGAGGTCGGCGTGCTCCCGACGCGGGGCTGGCAGGAGGGCGCGTTCGACGGCGCGGAGGACGTGGGCATCGAGGCCGCCCGCGCCGCCGCGTCCGGACGGGAGCGGGGCGACGACCCGGTGCCCGGCGGGTTCCGCGTCCAGAGCGCGAGCGGGATCGACAGGGAACCCGACGAGGAGACCGTCCCCCGCGGCGCGACTCCGATCTCCCTCGGCTCGGGGCTGGGAATCGACGACTTCGACGCGGTCGCGGCGCTCGGCTCGATCTGCGACCGACTGGCCCAGGACGTGATCTCGAGCGGCAACGCGGTCGCGTGGGCGATCCGCGCGAGCCAGGAGGGACACCTCGAGCGCGACCTCGAATTCGGCGACGAGGCGGCGGCCCGCGACCTCATCGAGGAGATCGCCGAACGGTCGACCCCGCTCGGCGACGCCCTCGCAGACGGCGTCGAGGCGGCGGCCGCGGAGTACGGCGGCGAGGACCTGATCCCGTCGGTCAAGGGGATGGCCCTCTCCTCCTACGATCCCCGCGGCGCGTCGGCGATGGCGCTCGCGTACGCGACGAGCGATCGCGGGGCCTGCCACCGGCGGGCGCGCCCGGTCGAAGCCGAAGCGCTCGCCGGCGCGGACTGGACGACGGCCGACCGCGTCGCCGCGGTCGTCGAGGAGCAGGATCGACGGGCGCTGTGCTGGAGCCTCGTCGCCGACGACTTCGTCGCCGAGGCGCTCCCGCCCGAGCACATCGCCGAGTGGCTCGAGGCCGTCGGCCGCGAGCGTGAACCCGCCGCCCTCGAGCGTATCGGCGAGCGGGTCTGGACGCTCGTCCGCCTGTTCAACGTCCGCGAGGGGTTCTCCCGCGCGGACGACGCCCTTCCCGAGCGGCTGACCGAACCGCTCGAGGGCGGCCCCAACGACGGGACCGCGATCGATCCCGACGCGTTCGAGACGATGCTCGATCGCTACTACGAGCGACGCGGCTGGGACGAGCAGGGGCGCCCAACGCGGGCGTCGCTCGAGCGACTGGGGCTGGCGGACCTCGCGGTGCCGGAGTCGATCGGCCCTGGAGAGCCAGGAGGTGACCGCTCGTGA
- a CDS encoding DUF7124 domain-containing protein, protein MTDRIDLDDLETDADEEETDANPGDWIWRGEGTPEEEPEPTRAAGATTEPETADSGDDGDATESDSQPAPRVPRDDASKPAGIPTEHGGAGAGAVAGTGTGTETDVGTGNETNGEPRPAGSAAEGPHGGGVDDMTMAFTYDALERFADPAAVFAAASGWADWIGIVGDVETHRITKFQRTHGVDADFFTGSGTDPAERLRGIDRTSMFYAERMVVVGLEDADDDRPDSSGEAIADAADWEFVPLETAAEKADWELE, encoded by the coding sequence GTGACCGACCGGATCGACCTCGACGACCTCGAGACCGACGCCGACGAGGAGGAGACCGACGCGAACCCGGGGGACTGGATCTGGCGCGGCGAGGGAACGCCGGAGGAGGAACCGGAACCGACCCGCGCGGCAGGAGCCACGACGGAACCGGAGACGGCCGATTCCGGGGACGACGGGGACGCGACCGAGTCGGACTCCCAGCCAGCGCCCCGGGTTCCACGGGACGACGCGAGCAAACCGGCCGGCATCCCGACCGAGCATGGCGGAGCCGGTGCGGGTGCGGTGGCTGGAACCGGGACCGGGACCGAGACCGACGTCGGCACCGGAAACGAAACGAACGGCGAACCGCGCCCCGCCGGCTCGGCCGCGGAAGGCCCGCACGGCGGCGGGGTCGACGACATGACGATGGCGTTCACGTACGACGCGCTCGAGCGGTTCGCCGACCCTGCGGCGGTCTTCGCGGCGGCATCGGGGTGGGCCGACTGGATCGGGATCGTCGGCGACGTCGAGACTCACCGTATCACGAAGTTCCAGCGAACCCACGGCGTCGACGCCGACTTCTTCACCGGCAGCGGCACCGATCCGGCCGAGCGACTCCGGGGGATCGACCGGACGTCGATGTTCTACGCCGAGCGGATGGTCGTCGTCGGCCTCGAGGACGCCGACGACGATCGGCCCGACTCCAGCGGCGAGGCGATCGCCGACGCCGCCGACTGGGAGTTCGTCCCGCTCGAGACGGCCGCGGAGAAAGCGGACTGGGAGCTAGAGTAG
- a CDS encoding cytochrome b/b6 domain-containing protein, which produces MTNLDHGKFSRVTTTFHSLLALTVFVLFFTGYAIAFNTELWWLVELMGGNEGVLSIHRAAGFALIALTGFWVPFMLLRSSSRGNFSAILPSPDDLWAFLQDVKFALGMADERHPAARQFAGFKAEETPLISYIGKGVIWIFTVELVLLMVTGLLIWRKTWLIDVYNSQSAAMAFVAFHGLLGIIMLMGVMFHTFEHGLHPAFYPVEMKAFLPKDQTPNFHDDPDEYESTGIERLRRRPSWRWAMNVTAVLVVVGVVSVMMASLEYGGYPVPDRLVFGEGSVLRTIGINAGIFVLLLGLVLSMYGNVLRARYLRQRRERERERERQPSGTAADGGDPGGTARSDGGEPSERDERGDPGDGEDGTSDG; this is translated from the coding sequence GTGACAAACCTCGATCACGGCAAGTTCTCGCGGGTCACCACGACGTTCCACTCGCTGCTGGCGCTGACCGTGTTCGTCCTGTTCTTTACGGGGTACGCCATCGCGTTCAACACCGAACTGTGGTGGCTGGTGGAACTGATGGGCGGCAACGAGGGCGTGCTCTCGATCCACCGCGCGGCCGGCTTCGCGCTGATCGCCCTCACCGGGTTCTGGGTTCCGTTCATGCTGCTCCGGTCCTCGAGTAGGGGGAACTTCAGTGCGATCCTCCCCAGCCCGGACGACCTCTGGGCGTTCCTCCAGGACGTCAAGTTCGCCCTCGGAATGGCCGACGAGCGCCACCCCGCGGCACGCCAGTTCGCGGGGTTCAAGGCCGAAGAGACGCCGCTGATATCCTACATCGGGAAAGGCGTCATCTGGATCTTCACCGTGGAGCTGGTCCTGTTGATGGTCACCGGGTTGCTCATCTGGCGCAAGACCTGGCTGATCGACGTCTACAACTCCCAGTCGGCCGCGATGGCCTTCGTGGCGTTCCACGGCCTGCTCGGGATCATCATGCTGATGGGCGTGATGTTCCACACGTTCGAGCACGGGCTCCACCCCGCGTTCTACCCGGTCGAGATGAAGGCGTTCCTTCCGAAAGACCAGACACCGAACTTCCACGACGACCCCGACGAGTACGAGTCGACCGGCATCGAGCGGCTTCGCCGCCGCCCCTCCTGGCGGTGGGCGATGAACGTGACGGCCGTGTTGGTCGTCGTCGGCGTCGTCAGCGTGATGATGGCGAGCCTCGAGTACGGCGGCTATCCGGTCCCCGACAGGCTGGTGTTCGGTGAGGGCAGCGTCCTCCGGACGATCGGGATCAACGCCGGCATCTTCGTGTTGCTGCTCGGACTCGTGCTCTCGATGTACGGGAACGTGTTGCGGGCGCGGTACCTGCGCCAGCGACGGGAACGGGAACGGGAACGGGAACGACAGCCCTCGGGGACGGCCGCCGACGGCGGCGACCCTGGCGGAACGGCGCGATCCGACGGCGGCGAACCATCGGAACGGGACGAACGCGGCGACCCCGGTGACGGGGAGGACGGCACCAGCGACGGCTAA
- a CDS encoding 4Fe-4S dicluster domain-containing protein, with translation MTQERSDRTGQVMSEGVMSTGEGMRIFPDVEACIDCGGCVVACKRTWDREIDNQRIDIMTMAEGTAGPQGENADKTGRLEAGENPGETSLPMQCYHCHNAPCVSVCPTNALQKEDDEFVTVHEDLCVGCQYCLSGCPFGAPQFPDSDDGSARIFGTGGIMDKCTGCRQRQDVGKGPACAEECATDAILVGGAGEIADELESRDSQPFFNREAMEIIFGEEGAQFFESGDAG, from the coding sequence ATGACCCAAGAACGGAGCGACCGGACCGGACAGGTGATGAGCGAGGGCGTGATGAGCACGGGCGAGGGGATGCGGATCTTCCCCGACGTCGAAGCCTGTATCGACTGCGGTGGCTGTGTCGTCGCCTGCAAACGCACCTGGGACCGCGAGATCGACAACCAGCGTATCGACATCATGACCATGGCCGAGGGGACCGCCGGCCCGCAGGGCGAAAACGCCGACAAAACGGGTCGCCTCGAGGCCGGCGAGAACCCCGGCGAGACGAGCCTGCCGATGCAGTGTTACCACTGCCACAACGCGCCCTGCGTCTCGGTCTGCCCGACGAACGCCCTCCAGAAAGAGGACGACGAGTTCGTGACCGTCCACGAGGACCTCTGTGTCGGCTGTCAGTACTGCCTGTCGGGGTGTCCGTTCGGCGCGCCGCAGTTCCCCGACAGCGACGACGGCTCGGCCCGGATCTTCGGCACCGGCGGCATCATGGACAAGTGTACCGGCTGTCGCCAGCGCCAGGACGTCGGGAAGGGGCCGGCCTGCGCCGAGGAGTGTGCGACCGACGCGATCCTTGTCGGCGGCGCGGGCGAGATCGCCGACGAACTCGAGTCCCGGGACAGCCAGCCGTTTTTCAACCGGGAGGCGATGGAGATCATCTTCGGCGAGGAGGGGGCGCAGTTCTTCGAGTCGGGTGATGCGGGATGA